The region tattattattattacctaatttaatattctactactactactaatactactactactactaataataataataataattaatgaaaataataatgaactcaCCTAATATACTCGTAcgagaataataataataataataataataataataataataataataatgaactcacGTAATATAGTCATACGATATTATCAACACGTAGTAGTAgttgttaataataataatgaaaaataataataaactcACCTAATAGACTCATACGATGTGATCGGGTCGATAGTTCTCATTGTTCATAGGTTTGATCATAATCATGAATATTCTAATTGATATATTAAACTGTAAATTCGAAGTTTGTATAGTAAACTTGCATTTCAGGTATAAGCTTCAAGTGCGAGTGATGGATGGCACCGGGTTTATTTCTCTATTGCTTTGGGATCGTGAAGCAACGAAGCTCATTGGGAAGTCTGCGACTCAATTAAAAGGACAATTGGATGAGGTATATTATTTGTTTTGATTTAAATCTCCATCATATGTTTTACCGCATCTAATATGACTTTTGGTTTTAGACAGCTGATGCCACTGATGATACCGAGTATCCATTGGAGCTCGATACAATTCTTGACAAAATAGCCCCGTTTAAAGTGGTTGTTAAGAGCGAGAACATTGAGGAGCATAAGGAAGTTTATACTGTTATTAAGATTAGCGATGATGCGGATCTTATAAAACAGTTTCGTCGTTCTCTGTGTGAAGATACATTCACAGTATGTTTTTGTGCAACCATATCTCATAAGACACTATTTCTGTCGTTTGGTgttaaattatatattattggcTACAATTGCTAACTATGTTAATATTATCATCTCATAGGATTCAGATTTCAACTCTAAACAGGTCGCAGATGAAGATAAAGAGATCACGGTGGtttcattttttatcttttttaatctttttaataTAGATTACAACAATTCTTTATATAGTTGCCTTTTGCCaacaaccaatttttttttttttacttcattttcataaccTTCATATCTTCATTTTGTAGGATTCCAATCCTGATAATGACATTATTACTCCTTCAAATACCCCAGCCAAGAGAAGTGTGTCGGAGATTGAATCGTCTGTCGTAGAAGTTGATGATGACCCCAGTACACAACTCTCAAGCAATAAGGCCAACAGACCCATTGAAAAGGAGAAACTTGCATGAGTTGTTGCATCTAAGAGGCTTGAAGTTTTCAGTGAAACCAGTTATTTGGTTCCAATGCTTGATTTTGGAttagcttttaatttttatttctgggaaTTAGTTTTGTTATGAACATGAAGCTTTCAGTGAAACCAGTTATTCCAATGCTTGATTATTATGGAttagcttttaatttttatttttgggaattAGTTTTGTTTTGAACATGATGTTTTCAATGAGACCAATTATTTGGTTCTGAAGATTCATTATTATGAAagcttttatgttttatttatggTACTTAGTTTTGTCATGTACGAGATGTTTTCACAGGGACCAGTTATTTGGTTTCATTGCTGTGTTATATGTTTCTCATTGGGACTTTGTTTACCTCCtcgaaaatatatatgaaaattcctcaATGCTATGGATCCTGTCTTCTAAACCTAATATTAAATTTGAATGTCCTCTAATTTCCTGATAGGCTAGGAGCTTATCTGGATAGACATGTAAGATACTTGGGTTGATTATCCTTATAATTAGTAGGCTAGGCACTTAATTCCTTCCTAATACCACGATCAACAACATATTAGTAAATCTCTTATGTAATGGAAATCCTATTCAAGTAATTGTCAAATTAGCCAACCATCGAAGGTAGTTCCTGGACCAATTAGTAACATCCTAAGATGTATAAAATAGGTAAAATTGCAGCACAAGATAATACGAAATGTAATAAAGAGCATGTTACCTTACCATCTCTGGGAACTCATAATCAATCCCAGCTGCCTCTATCTTCTTTCGCCTCTTTTTGTCACGTTTTAGAATTCCTTCAACCTACTTATTATGCTCTTCCAATGTTCTTTCCTGGATAATTATCAGCATTTAGGCTACTGTAACGACCATTGTTTGTGTGAACATTGAATGTTAGGGAAGACATTTCTGCCAAGAATTGCTAAGATCTATCTGTTATCCGGAACTTATTTTTAATCAGAGTTCTACTGAACGATGGAAATTTATCGGTCATCCTCTGTCTCTATTCTTTTTCCGTTTGTCACCCTTGGCTAAGTGACTCTGTAATAGTTTAGAACTATATTGCTTTGTTTCAAATTCATGTGTCCTTTCCTCATCTGGAAATGGTGCACCACATTCAGGAGGTTGCagttctaaattttttttgtttagtagctatAATGTTATATTCTTCTAATGTCTACTCATTAGAAGAATTTCCATGGCTGAAATCTGAGATTTTGATAATGCATTATCTTATTCTTTATGTCATTTGTTCAAGCCCATATGAAGAGCACCTATGCGATTAAATTGAATGCAATATCAAAATTAGAATCTATAATGGATTCCAAAGAGTACACCAAATTCTTAGAAGTATAAGATAGGCATTAACAGCTGAAGGTGTCTCTTGATTCAACTTGCATATTGGACTAACTGGTGTGATTTAAGGTTTATATTGTTACAAAAAGGACAATTTGTATGTCTGATCATGCTTTTACAGCCTTGGAACCCGTACATACACCGAAATTCCTAAGCAGTATTAAATGTTCTGGAATTCCAAATCACTCTATTACTTTAAAGGTCTATGTTCCTGTGATGTTATTGAGAAATATAGATCAGTCATAGAGATTATGTAATGGCACGAGGTTGATCATCACAAGACTTGGAAATCGAGTTATTGAAGCCAAGGTTTTATCAGGTAATATGGCTGGACAAAAGGTGTTTATCCCAAGAATGACTCCATCTGATGCGAGAATACCTTTTAAGTTCCAGCGATGACAATTTCTTATCATTGTGTCTTTTGCAATGACGATCAATAAAAGTCAAGGCCAGTCACTTTCTCATGTAGGGTTATTTTTGAAGAAGTCGGTGTCTACACATGGACAGTTGTATGTTGCTATTTTACGCGGGACAAGTAGAAAAGGGTTGAAGATTTtagtttatgatgatgatggacaaataaaaaatgaagctaGAAATGTAGTGTATGAGGAAGTTTTTCGTAATTTAATTTGATACTTAAATAAATTTATCATACTTAAATaaatttatcatttaattaGCATGTATTACTGCTCTCTTACATTTTTTGTCTTAACGTATTCCATAGTTTGCATATATCTATGTTCTTGCAGAAACTTGAGAAATCTCCAGTTACTAactatatgagaatgaattaattcagCGCATAGGGGTTATTTACGGCAGTTATATATAAAAGAagagtagtctagcttaatattaagccaagtggtgtaatatgaacaagccacttggcaacaaattatatttgtattaattataaaagaagaaTCTGGTCGATTGAGGTTTATTAGGACTCATAAAAAACAATTGAGAGTCGCGATGTATAAAGGAGCAGAAGCTATTTTGCACGGAGAAACTAATCCTTCGTCCCAAGGGAAAAGAATTATTCTACCGTCAAGCTTCACGGGGGGGTGCACGATAGATGCTCCAGAATTATCAAGATGCTATGGCAATATGCAAATGGGCTGAGTACCCTGATCTTTTTATCACGTTCACTTGCAACCCGAATTGGCCTGAGATTCGTAGATTTGTAATGAGTAGGGGCTTAAATCTTGAGGATCGTCCGAACATCTTAAGCAGAGTTTTCAAAATCAAATTGGATCGCTTAATTAAGGATTTGCGTAACAATAAAGTTTTTGGAGAAGTAAAATCAGGTATGCATATCaactttttaaataataatttaaacaatgtattttcttttgcatgaatttttttgaatataGATTGAAACTATTTATTTATTCCAtaattgtttttgtattttttgtgCAGTGATTTATACAATTGAGTTCCAAAAACGAGGGTTGCCTCATGCTCATTTATTGTTGTTTCTTCATGAGCATAACAAATATCCAACACCTGCAGATATTTATCGCATAATCACAGCTGAAATACCAGATGAAGTAGCTGATCCTCTTTATTACAAAGCTGTGAAAAgtttcatgatgcatggcccgTGTGGTCTTTGCTAGAAAATCTTCTCCTTGCATGCAGAATGGGAGATGTACAAAGCACTTCCCGAAAAGGTTTGTAGAGTCAACCACAATCGATGAAGATGGTTATCCTGTTTATAGAAGAAGAGATAATGGAAGAACTATCAACAAGGATGGTATTGACTTGGACAACAGGTTTGTGGTGCCGCACAATCGTTTCTTTATACTAAAGTATGGTGCTCACATAAATGTGGAATGGTGTAATCAATCGAGATCCATTAAATACTTATTTAAGTATGTTAATAAAGGGTATGATCGTGCCACTGTTGCTTTTTCTCAAAGTGTGCATGAGGAGGGTTCATCAGATGTTTATGAAATCAATATGTATTATGATTGTCGATACATATCACCCTGTGAAGCTGCTTGGAGGTTATTTGGATTTCCTATTCACTACAGACAACCTTCGGTGGAAAGACTGTCGTTTCATCTtccaaatgaagaaaatgttATATTCTCTGATGACGATCCAATTAATGATGTTGCCAATAGACCAAGTGTAAGGGAATTAATGTTTTTAAGTTGGTTTGAGGCAAATAAAAAGTTTCCTGAAGCAAGAGAATTAACTTATGCAGAATTTCCCCTTAAGTTTGTGTGGAAATCAAAGTTGAAAAGAtgggagaaaagaaaaacttcTGCATTTTCTATTGGAAGAATTTTCTTTGTTCCTCCTGGATCTGGTGAGCTATACTACCTCAGATTGTTGTTGAATATCATTAAAGGTCCAAAATGCTATGAGGATCTTAAGAGAATCAACAATCGTGACCATACCACTTTTAGAGATGCATGTTATGCACTTGGCTTATTGGATGATGACAAAGAATATGTGGATGCCATAAAGGAGGCAAGTAGTTGGGGTATGCCATCATATCTTAGGCAATTATTTTCTATGTTGTTGTTATCGAATTCGATGTTAGGACCAGAAAATGTTTGGCAAGAAACATGGCAATTGTTGTCAGAGGATATCCTCCATGAAGAAAGAGTATTATTGACTAATCCAGGTACGCATAtaaaccttatttttttaaagttatgataATATTTGTACATAGATACAGTGTGTTTATGAGGATATAAATGGATTATTCAGTATTGCGGtattaaaatatatacttaaaaAAAGGAGATAAATTGCCTTAGCATTAAAATAATATCTGCTCTTGCACTTATAGTACAATGAATAATGGTTAGAATTAAATTTAgaatattatataattttatacacATTTCAGTTTAGTTATTATTGTTACTGTTGGCTGTTCCTTTGGAGTATATAATTTATGTGGCTGAATCTATCCATCACTGAAAACTTTACATTACTGCAACTAAAAAATACAAAGTCCAAATGTTCCTTACGATCCTATACAAAACCAACTTGGTAAAAACTTTTCCTAAGAGATTCctttaataaagaaataaagtcAAATCCTTTCAACATAACCAAATATTCATGTAGGGCATTAATTAAGTACACTTTGATAACAGGGAGTTACAGAATCTAAAATCACGAAAAGATTATGTATTTTTGTAGTATAAGCCATACtataacttaagaaaaaaactaattaatGAACTTTTTTGTGTAATCATATAATCTCTACTTTTATATTATAACTATTGATATTCTGTAATATTTATGTTCTTTCAGAGGCCGAGCTAAGTGATGATGAATTGAAAAATCGTTGCTTACaaaagttggaattttttttgaaaagttgcGGAAGAAGTTTTCAGGATTTTCCAACAATGGCAAGACCTCTTTACCGTGAGGAAGAAGTCGACAATAGCAATAGATTAGTCCATGATGAATTGCATTATAATAGACGCTCTTTGTTAGAGGAACATCAGTGTTTATTATTGAATTTGACAGTTGAACAAAAGTCAGTTTATGAGAAAATTATGACAGCAATGAATGAAGCTAAATGTGGATTGTTCTTTTTATATGGTTACGGAGGAACATGAAAGACATTTATTTGGAGGACTCTAGCTTCTGGCATCCGATCTAGAGGAGATCTTTGTGTTAACTGCATCAAGTGGGATTGCATCTCTTTTGTTACCAGGAGGTCGAACAGCGCATTCAAGATTTGCAATTCCCCTCAACCCAACTGAAGATTCAACATGCAATATAAAGCAAGGTAGTCCTCTAGCAAAATTGATCGTCAAGACAAAGTTGATCATCTGGGATGAGGCACTGATGATGCACAGATACTGTTTTGAAGCTCTTGATCAAACTCTTAGAGATATTCTAAGATTTGAAGATACTTCCAGATTAAATCGACCATTTGGAGGTAAAACATTTGTTCTTGGGGGTGACTTCAGGCAAATTTTGCCTGTCATACAAAAGGTACTCGGGAAGATATTGTTAATGCTACTCTAAACTCTTCATACTTATGGCCCAGCTGTGAAGTCTTAAAACTAACAAGAAATATGAGACTGCAAGGAAATCTGTTAGGGTCACATTTAGACGAGTTAAAAGAATTTTCAGATTGGATTTTGGCAATTGGTGATGGAAGAATTGGATTCTGTTGATGGCATTCAAAAGGTCCGAATCCCCGATGATCTTCTCATACATAATTGCGATGATCCAATATCAGCAATTGTAGAAAGTACATATCCTGATTTTTTTAGCCATTCCAATGACATAGATTACCTCCAACAAAGAGCAATTCTTGCTTCGACTCTTGACATGGTGGAATCTGTCAATGAATATATGGATTCACTCAATCACAATCCTGAAGAAGACATATTTGAGTTCTGATACGATTTGTATGTCTGATCATGCTTTTATAGCCTTGGAACACGTACATAAACTGGAATTCCTAAACAATATTAAAGGTTCTGGAATTCCAAATCACTCTATTACTTTAAAGGTCAGTGTTCCTGTGATGTTATTGAGAAATATAGATCAGTCATCGGGATTATGTAATGGCACGAGGTTAATCATCACAAGACTTGGAAATCGAGTTATTGAAGCCAAGGTTTTATCAGGTAATATGGCTGGACAAAAGGTGTTTATCCCAAAAATGACGTTGACTCCATCTGATGCGAGAATAGCTTTTAAGTTCCAGCGATGACAATTTCCTATCGTTGTGTCTTTTGCAATGACGATCAATAAAAGTCAAGGCCAGTCACTTTCTCACGTTGGGTTATTTTTGAAGAGGTCGGTGTTTACACATGGACAGTTGTATGTTGCTATTTCACGCGTGACAAGTAGGAAAGGGTTAAAGATTTtagtttatgatgatgatggacaAATAACAAATGAAGCTAGAAATATAGTGTATGAGGAAGTTTTTCGTAATTTAATTTGATACTTAAATaaatttatcatttaattaGCATGTATTACTGCTCTCTTATATTTTTGGTCTTAACGTATTCCATAGTTTGCATATATCTATGTTCTTGCAGAAACTTGAGAAATCTCCAATTACTAactatatgagaatgaattaattcagCGCATAGGGGTTATTTACGGCAGTTATGTGGCTGCGCATGTGATTATGGTTGAGGGCATTGTGGATAAAGGTAACACATTGTCCTGCTTCATTGAGCACTTTAAATATAAAGAGGCATCCTCTGTTTCATTGGGTACTCTCCTTGATAAACCATCCAAGAGGAAGGTTTTCGAACTTGTGAGAGAGAAGAAGTTCTACAATGGTTTTGAGGTAATCTCTAACATTCTCTTTGCTTTAAGGTAAGTCCTTCATTCTGGCagtattttagttttttttactGTGTCAAACTAGAAACTAAAAACACGAAAAAGAATGACTGACTTCAAATCAAGGTTTCATATACTATATTCCATTTATATGTTTAACTcaataatttatgaatttgttaTATTCAAATCTGTTACAAACTTGAATAAATTGCAAATTGGTTTCTGTTCTTGGTGATAACTCGGAGAGAATAAGCCAAATTTCCACTCAACATACATTTCCTGTTTCGGACGAGTTAACTTCTGGCAATGTAGAGGTTAAGACTATTGCGGAATTGGTTGAGTGTCTTAATGtgagtacaatttttttttttttttttggtgattttCAAATTATGAACTCAGCAAAATCTATTACTGTATTGTTTTTgttatcttcctttttttttaaatgtaggAAGGGAACTTCTGGATTGCTGCCACTATCGTTCTACTAGAACTTCAAAACCAGTGGTCATACATGGGTTGCAAGAGGTGCCCTGAAGAGGTCGAGAAAATTGGTAATAAGTTTTATTGCAAAAAATGTGATCGGGTCGATAGTTCTGTTGTTCATAGGTTTGATCATAATCATGAATATTCTAATTGATATATTAAACTGTAAATTCGAAGTTTGCAtagcaaaaataattttagataTAAGCTTCAAGTGTGAGTTATGGATGGCACCAGGTTTATTTCTCTGTTGCTTTGGGATCGTGAAGCAACGAAGCTCATAGGGAAGTCTGCGACTCAATTAAAAGGACAACTTGATGAGGTATATTATTTGTTTTGGATGGAACCGGATTTATTTCCTTGTTCTATTCAAATCTATAAGTTGACGATTGTGTCAGCAAGAATTCTACCATAGTTGCTGTATAGTCCTATCTCTTTTATTAGGATGacgatgaaaatgaaataatctaTACCACTGTGATCCAACAATTCTTTTATGTTGTTGCTATTACTTTTAGGGCCAATGTAGATAAGAAGGCACTTGAAAAGCTGCAATCTCAGAGAGGCGAGTAGACTTGAGGGTTTCGGGCTCTTCTCAGAACATTCAAGATAGATGCATTTCATGAaggcacattttttttttttttttgaagaatcaATATATAATTCAGTACATAATATTGCATGCCAAGAAAATCACTATACAACTGCTCCAGCTCAAAGCCATTTACGTAGGCCCGAGCCTCCACAACCTCACCCTCATAATGCTATGTCACGATTTTACGGGATAAGCTCATTTGAGTGGAAAAGAAGTCCCAACATTTACATTTATAAGCCCACTTGGACCCGTAGCTATTTGTTTGAGTCAATTCCCGAATTATTGACGAGAGAACGCCATAGCAAGAGATAgatatagacatatattttttggTCCGATGCTattgcttttttcttttaagaggCATATGAGTGCGCACGATTGAGTACACGGGGAGACGACTTTcccatttatgtttcttccttCACTATATTATGCCATTGAATACATGCGGACCGAAATCAATGCTACGTCGACTAAAAGCATTATCTTTAGTATTAGAAACACACATTTGTTTTAGGACCATTTGAATGATAGACTTGTTGTGTGTTTAGCAGCATGTATTTTGAGTGCATTGATATTTTATCAGTTTCAAGGAGTTAGATTTAAAATTGATTAACAACTTGATGGACTTTATGTTATTCTGTTTGAATTGGTtgtccgcgcatcgcgcgggtacgtatactagtGCCAATATAATACGCgaataaaaaatatcatatggtCTATTTCTTTTCATCTAATTAAATTTTGATGAGCATGTGAAATGGTTGAGTTGCAGACGTATTAACTCGTACACCAttattagttttaaaaaaaacaaatgataAGTCGTTGTGCGTCTCCGCTTTTTGTTGGGAAGAAAACAAGCaacaaccaaattgcacgacgaggtaacagcggaagaaatatccaaatcaaaacttcccacactatttgaaccaagaaaagtcaataaacactagcacaaatggaaatccggacaacaactataccaataacaaaatagcaaagcaaacaaaaataaatcaataCAAGAGAATAGGTAAAAACCCGCCCAGAAGGTGAAGAGAACATCCGTGGGACCTGCGCCCTAAAAGCTcatataatcaacaagagttacaacaatgttctccGAATGGCTAAACATCAATGCCAATcacggagcaacaatacataaaaagatagcaccaaaactagtgaagaaaggagaaaattcACTTCAAAAACGAGCTACATTGGTACTCGAAAAGCTGGAGCTACGGACAAAATTCGATCTCCGCGTTGAAATTCAAGAATCGAGATGTTGAGAACCCGGTTAATTCAGGTACGATCAATCAGTTAACGAATTAGGAAACACAATTTGAAGTGGTACATTGTAAGCTGATTTTCAATTAAATCACCTCTTCTCTCTcgatttttctctctatatggctaCTATtaattcactcttgtgttatAATAAGACCTAGTTGATCTTATATATAGAGGATTTTGGGGCAAAAGTGGCACAGTCCAAATTGAGTTTATTAATTCAATTCCACATGGGAAGGAAAACCTAAAAACTTGACAATTTCTCCCGTCACGACTATGTGGAGGACACCGCCATCACGGCAATCATGCAACACTCTTTAAATTTCCTTCTTGGCAAAGCTTTAGTCATCATGTTTGAACCATTATCATCAGTGTGAATCTTCTCAAGTTTAAGCAACGTAGAATCCAACACGTCTACTAATCGATAGTATCTCTAAATATGTCAATTTGTTTCGACCTACCATGAAATTTAGAGTTTTTGCCAATATGAATATCAACTTTGTTGTCGCGACCAGAGCACCTCTCTTAAGCAAAGCCAAGTTCCTCTGTAAATCTCTTCGTCGAGCAACTCTTTACAAGCTTCAACGGCAGACATAAGCTCGAACTGCGTAGTAGATAGAGCAACACA is a window of Lycium ferocissimum isolate CSIRO_LF1 chromosome 12, AGI_CSIRO_Lferr_CH_V1, whole genome shotgun sequence DNA encoding:
- the LOC132040878 gene encoding uncharacterized protein LOC132040878, producing MDGTGFISLLLWDREATKLIGKSATQLKGQLDETADATDDTEYPLELDTILDKIAPFKVVVKSENIEEHKEVYTVIKISDDADLIKQFRRSLCEDTFTDSDFNSKQVADEDKEITDSNPDNDIITPSNTPAKRSVSEIESSVVEVDDDPSTQLSSNKANRPIEKEKLA